The following are encoded together in the Veillonellales bacterium genome:
- a CDS encoding redoxin domain-containing protein, protein MSSIKENIHDFTVKNSKDETVSLSQYRGKVLFVVNTATKCGLTPQYEALETLYQKHKEEGFEIPDFPCKQFLSQPPETDEKIEEFCTVNYHTTFPRFAKIDVSGKNADPLFIWLKEQAPED, encoded by the coding sequence ATGAGCAGTATAAAAGAAAACATTCATGATTTTACTGTGAAGAATAGCAAAGACGAAACTGTATCCCTGTCCCAATACAGGGGAAAGGTATTGTTCGTTGTAAATACGGCAACTAAATGCGGCTTAACGCCGCAATACGAAGCGTTGGAAACTCTATATCAAAAACACAAGGAAGAAGGCTTTGAGATTCCTGACTTTCCCTGCAAGCAATTTCTAAGCCAACCACCAGAGACAGATGAAAAAATCGAGGAATTTTGTACGGTGAATTATCATACAACATTTCCCCGTTTCGCCAAAATTGATGTAAGCGGCAAAAACGCCGATCCTCTTTTTATCTGGCTGAAGGAGCAGGCACCGGAGGATTAA